The Gloeocapsa sp. PCC 73106 genomic sequence TCATCCCATCCCCAAAAAAGCGATGATGAGCGTATTGATTTCTTCCTGGTTCTAAACTACAGGTATAAGCTTGAGGATCGCCCATTTGAATATACTCAACATTGGTACTCAAATAGTTGCGTTGAGCCAAAAAATGACGAATCTCCTCTTGATGTTCGGGTTGAGCACAGTATTGACAAGCTTCCAAAAGCGCTTTAACCAGAGCGACGTGAGTGTTAGGATAAGCGTTAGCCCAATCCTCCCTGACTCCTAGAACTTTACCAGGATGACCCTCCCATACCTCTAAATCGGTAGCAACGGTAAAACCGATACCCTCTACAGATGCTCGTAAATTCCAGGGTTCACCTACACAATAGCCATCAATCGTACCTGCTTTGAGATCCGCCACCATTTGCGCAGGAGGTATAGTTTGCAGGTGAACATCCTCATCGGGGTCAATACCCGCCGCGGCGAACCAATATCTCAGTAGTATATTGTGCATCGAAGATGGGTGTACAATTCCAAAGGTATGAGTCTTTTCCTTAGACTCTAAGAGCATTCTTTTTAACTTCTGACTGTCATGAATCCCCTGCTCGTAAAAATTTTGCGCTAGAGTCACCCCATTCCCGTTACGCGTCATCGTCAAAGCTGTAACCACCGGAAGAGGCTGATTCTGATGACCTCCTGCTGTCAACCAAGTGGGAGTTCCTCCTGGCATTTGGGCTCCATCGAGATACCCCCCGGCGATACCATCAATGATACCGCGCCAACTTGTCTCACGCACCAAATTTACTTCATCTAAACCGTGTTTGACAAAAAAGCCCTTTTCGTGAGCGATTACTAAAGGTGCGCAAGCAGTTAGGGGAACGTAACCAATCTCCAGATTGACTTTTTCTAAACCATGACGCGCTACGACGCTGGTTTTTCTCGCTCTCAATTTCTTGACTCTTTTTTGTTGATTGAGAAAGTAAATAATTTCGCTGCGCAAGCTATAGTAACTGGGATGGTTGACCACTTCTAAGCGTTGACGCGGACGAGGGATATCAACTTCTAAGATTCCCCCAATTTTAGAGGAGGGCCCATTGGTGAGCATCACAATGCGATCGGATAAAAGCACTGCTTCATCTACGTCGTGGGTTACCATCACCCCAGTGATCTGATAGCGATCGCAGATACTCATCAGTTGCTCTTGCAAGTTACCTCGGGTAAGAGCGTCTAAAGCACCAAAAGGTTCATCTAGTAAGAGTAATTTGGGTCGAATCGCTAAAGCGCGGGCGATCGCTACTCGTTGTTTCATTCCTCCTGAGAGTTGACCTGGTAGTTTATCTACTGCGTGACGCAAACCCACCAAGTCTACATGTTCTTCAATGATTTGCTCTCGTTCTTTTGTCGGAAAGCCCTTCATTACTTCTTCAACCGCTAGAGCGATATTTTGTCGTACCGTCAACCAGGGTAACAAGGAATAATTCTGGAAAATTACCATTCTTTCCGGTCCTGGTTCTTTAACTTTTTTCCCCTCTAAGGTGACTATTCCTTCTGTGGGTAAATCTAAACCGGCGATCATATTCAGTAGAGTAGATTTACCGCAACCCGAGTGTCCAATTAGGGAAATAAATTCCCCTTTTTTGATTTCGAGATTGATTCCCTTGAGAGCGATGTACTGACCGCCACCCGTTAAGTTAAAGATTTTATCAATGTTATCAGCCGCTACAAATATGGACATAACTTTCTTTTCACTCCTTTGATTATTGACCTGGTGCGATTAGTGTTTGGATATAGGCGATTAATCTGTCTAAAATTAACCCCACCGCGCCGATATAAATTACAGCGAGAATAATTTCACTGACGTAATTTTGCTGGTAAGCATCCCAGATAAAAAACCCAATCCCTACAATACCCGACATGACAATTTCCGCTGCAATAATCGCCAACCAAGCCAAACCGATACCAATTCTCAGACCGGTAAAAATGTAGGGTAAAGCTGAGGGAATCAAAATCTTAAAGAAGAACTTTTGGGGTGAAAGTTTTAAGACTTTTTGCACGTTGATATAGTCTTGGGGTATCTGTTTTACGCCTTCGGTAGTGTTAAGTAAAATGGGCCAAACTGCAGTGATAAAAATTACGAAAATCGCCGCGGGCTGGTTTTGTTGCAACGCTACTAAAGCGATTGGTACCCAAGCTAGGGGTGCTACCATTCGTAAAAACTGAAAAATCGGGTCCAAAGCTTTATTTAAAAAGGGTCGTGTTCCTACTAAAATTCCTACACTGATTCCTACAATCGCCGC encodes the following:
- a CDS encoding nitrate ABC transporter ATP-binding protein (This model describes the ATP binding subunits of ATP-binding cassette (ABC) transporters for nitrate transport, or for bicarbonate transport, in bacteria and archaea.), with translation MSIFVAADNIDKIFNLTGGGQYIALKGINLEIKKGEFISLIGHSGCGKSTLLNMIAGLDLPTEGIVTLEGKKVKEPGPERMVIFQNYSLLPWLTVRQNIALAVEEVMKGFPTKEREQIIEEHVDLVGLRHAVDKLPGQLSGGMKQRVAIARALAIRPKLLLLDEPFGALDALTRGNLQEQLMSICDRYQITGVMVTHDVDEAVLLSDRIVMLTNGPSSKIGGILEVDIPRPRQRLEVVNHPSYYSLRSEIIYFLNQQKRVKKLRARKTSVVARHGLEKVNLEIGYVPLTACAPLVIAHEKGFFVKHGLDEVNLVRETSWRGIIDGIAGGYLDGAQMPGGTPTWLTAGGHQNQPLPVVTALTMTRNGNGVTLAQNFYEQGIHDSQKLKRMLLESKEKTHTFGIVHPSSMHNILLRYWFAAAGIDPDEDVHLQTIPPAQMVADLKAGTIDGYCVGEPWNLRASVEGIGFTVATDLEVWEGHPGKVLGVREDWANAYPNTHVALVKALLEACQYCAQPEHQEEIRHFLAQRNYLSTNVEYIQMGDPQAYTCSLEPGRNQYAHHRFFGDGMNRPSRTEHLWMMTQMARWGDIPFPRNWVEILERVCRVSVFSTAARELGLSDIKYRREPIRLFDGLEFDAEDPVSYLNELKIKRNYTMAEIALNTNPTIAA
- the ntrB gene encoding nitrate ABC transporter permease, with product MANSARINKNGNPISQFWQKNKDDIIPPIVGVVGFLLLWELFSYLPGMRLPGPSNLITDERTRTLLLYPFYDRGGLDKGLFWQTMASLGRVAQGYSLAAIVGISVGILVGTRPFLNKALDPIFQFLRMVAPLAWVPIALVALQQNQPAAIFVIFITAVWPILLNTTEGVKQIPQDYINVQKVLKLSPQKFFFKILIPSALPYIFTGLRIGIGLAWLAIIAAEIVMSGIVGIGFFIWDAYQQNYVSEIILAVIYIGAVGLILDRLIAYIQTLIAPGQ